In a genomic window of Punica granatum isolate Tunisia-2019 chromosome 6, ASM765513v2, whole genome shotgun sequence:
- the LOC116211364 gene encoding 8-hydroxygeraniol dehydrogenase-like codes for MAKSPEQEHPVKAFGYAAKDTSGYLAPFNFSRRATGEKDVTFKVLYCGICHSDLHSIRNEWGDAMYPQVPGHEIVGVVTEVGSKVTKFKVGDKVGVGTLVGSCGSCDSCKGDFENYCLKFIPTYNSIYHDGTMNYGGYSDMMVADEHFVVGIPDNLPLDAVAPLLCAGTTVYSPMKYYGLNKPGLHIAVVGLGGLGHIAVKFAKAMGMKVTVIDVDPAKKQEAVERLGADDFFLSQDQEQMEARIATLDGIIDAVPVVHALQPLLLLLKAHGKLVLVGIPDKPLELPAFPLLKGRKLVGGSLMGGLKEVQEMINFASKHNITADIELVKMDYVNTAMKRLEKADVRYRFVIDIGNSLKPTA; via the exons GGCAACGGGTGAGAAGGATGTTACCTTCAAGGTGTTATATTGTGGGATATGCCACTCCGACCTCCACAGCATTAGAAACGAATGGGGAGATGCCATGTATCCTCAGGTGCCCGg GCATGAAATTGTGGGAGTGGTGACAGAAGTGGGCTCCAAGGTGACGAAGTTTAAGGTTGGTGACAAGGTTGGTGTTGGCACCTTAGTCGGGTCATGCGGCTCCTGCGATAGCTGTAAGGGTGATTTTGAAAACTACTGCCTTAAATTCATTCCCACCTACAATAGCATATACCATGATGGCACCATGAACTATGGTGGCTACTCCGACATGATGGTGGCGGATGAGCACTTCGTGGTGGGTATTCCTGACAATCTGCCGCTCGATGCGGTGGCTCCACTCCTATGTGCTGGGACCACCGTCTACAGTCCAATGAAGTACTATGGACTTAATAAGCCAGGGCTTCATATTGCGGTGGTTGGGCTTGGCGGATTGGGCCACATTGCCGTCAAGTTCGCCAAGGCCATGGGAATGAAGGTGACCGTCATCGATGTCGACCCGGCTAAAAAGCAGGAGGCCGTTGAGCGCCTCGGGGCTGACGATTTCTTCCTTAGTCAAGACCAGGAACAAATGGAG GCTAGAATAGCAACATTGGACGGTATCATTGATGCAGTCCCGGTAGTTCATGCTCTCCAACCTTTGCTTCTCCTGCTGAAGGCGCACGGAAAGCTAGTTTTGGTCGGTATACCAGACAAGCCACTCGAGTTACCGGCCTTCCCTTTGCTGAAAG GTCGCAAGCTCGTCGGGGGCAGTTTAATGGGTGGGCTGAAGGAGGTGCAGGAGATGATAAATTTTGCCTCCAAGCACAACATCACGGCGGACATCGAACTTGTCAAGATGGACTATGTGAATACTGCCATGAAGAGACTTGAGAAAGCGGATGTCAGATACCGATTCGTCATTGACATTGGGAATTCACTGAAGCCTACTGCCTAG